CTTTTGGATTTGGTTGAATCATCgattttctctgaatttttgAAGTCGTCCAGATTTTTGTTCAAGTCCGAGCAAAGAGAGGTCTGGGCCAAGTCAAAGCTGTGACGTCAGTTCAAGAACAATCTGCATCATATTCTTCTCAGAGGATTTGTAAGGTCTGTATGGAAACAAAGTAGTACGAATCGTTGTTATAAAGTGGAGCTTACCCAAAACAGTAAAATGTCTTCatcagaagaagaagtagagTTTAGTGACAAGAATTCAGACAAATCTCCACTTAGTTCGTCTCCAGAATACGAGATCGAACATGAAAGGGACGGCCTCTGGTCGCTCGTCTTCAAGAAAGGGTATTACATGCTTAAGAGGTCAGGAAAAGTCTTTACGATTACAGATTGAACAATATACCATAGACGCCGCGTCGCATTTTAATAAACAAGTCTCGGAAGATTTAACTTGTGATAAGACTTAATCTTCTCGAGGCTCATTCAGATCGCAAAGTAGTCGGGTCTCAAGAGTGAGCACAGCCAGAGAAAGGCTATGTCAAGCGAAGATCGCAGCAGAAAAGGCGATGTTGTATGAAAAACGAAGTAGGGCAATggaaacaagagtgaagctgtTGGAGTTGGAGatgaaacaaaaacagttcGAATTTCAGCACCAGTTGGAATTAGCGAAGCTTGAAGCCGAGAAAGATGTTGAGGAAGCTGAGGAAAGGACTGAGATGGCCAAGTTAGAGTGTAAGTTGGCGGAACGTGAACTTTCTGGTTTGTTATCCGAAGAAAATCGATCTGAACGCCATAGCGCTGAAACATGCACGAACGTTGACAAGAATCCTGGCACCATGACCGGGGCAAATCCACAACTCGTCTCGTTCCAAGGCGTTTTCGGAAATTTATCTATATGTGCTGTGTTTCCAATTTCAAGTGCATCCTCCCACGCCTTTGCACCTACGTTGAAAGAGACCTCCACGTGCCTTCCCACATCTACGTGTGCTCCTCGATTTCCAGTTGTGACTGCGCGAGTCTCCACTTTACCTTCCTTTTCCTCCCACGATCATCTATCTATGTCTGCGTCTGCTTCTTTATTTCAAGCTGTGCACTCGCACGCCTCAACCTTACCTGTGTCTTCGTCGCGTGTTATTGATCATTCACCCACGTTTACGCCCTCCTCTGCATTTCCCTCGCCTGTCTTCACTCCACCTTCCTCTCGTGTTCTTGGTGTCCTTGTTTTCCACGTACCGCTTCGTGTGATCCTGCCCTATATCCTAATGCTAACACCTTCCCAGCACACCTCTACACTACTGGTCCAGTGTACACTCACACCACACAAGCCTTGGATTCGGTTGCCTCCGCTAATTACACCAATATGTTGTACAATACTAGTGCTGGTGCTCAAACTTATTCTCCTCTCCTTAAAGACCCACGTCATGTTTCACCTTCTCTTCAGCCAATGAATGAACGTTTCTCGCAACCATTACTGCTACATTGGAGAAAATGAGTGCCAACCAAGGCCTGCCGCCACTACAGGTGCTCAAGTTTAATGGCTCCCCTGAGAGATATCCACTATGTTCAGACAGAGGTTCCACCAGATGGCGGAATCGAAAGCTTTAGATGAACAGACCAAGATGGCTCGTTTGTTGCAGTTCCTTGAGGGCCCCGCTCTTGGAGCTGTCCAGAGATATGAGGCCGTACCGGGAGGCTTAGCAAAGTCATTGGAAGTCCTGCAAAATCGCTTTGGTAAACCATTCAAAATTGTGAGAGCCTGTATTGACACGTCGACCAAAGGAGTCACTATTGCCCCTCAAGCCAAAGAAGGCCTCCAACACTATGCTGACATAGCCCAAATTATATTAGAGTCTATGGGCTGTTTAGGAGAAATGAACACGGACAATCTTGAGAAAGTGATCTTAAAGTTACCCAAATGGCTTCAACACAAAATCCGGGAACATTTGAAAAGGCTGGAACGCTAAAGAAGAATTATGCCTACATTCAAAGGTGTTGTTGAATTTTTGAATGATCGAGCTGATTTGGCCAATGATCCGTTCTTTACAAGGCCTTCGACCGAGGTAAAATGCGGAATGAAGATCGTGACAAGCTGAACTTGCGTCACCTAATGAATCTTACCACAAGCAGCACTAAGGAAGACAGAAGTCTTGAAAGAATTAAAGATGCCAGATACAGCAACTGCCCCTTGTGTACCCAGTGCCACCCACTCTATCGTAGTGAAGTGTTCGAGTCCAATCCGGTTGCGGAAAGAAGAGAGCTAGTTTACAGAAAAGGGATTTGCTTCAATCGTATCAATTGTACAAAACATTTGTCTAAATCATGCAAGTCACCCATACAATGTAAAGTACCGGGATGTGGAAAGTCTCGCCACACTCTACTTCACCAACCAAGTTCTACCCGAGGAAATTCTGATCATCAAACAAACGACACCGAAATCACAGACATGCCAGCCATTACAACACCCTTGCCGAGTGTCCAAGATGCCTCCTAGAGCACATGCGTACTGCAACTGTAGCTGAATCCTCCGAGATTTTattgcaacctcgttcccagggtctctcttctttgcctccattgtcgttgagaaaagacgcTGGTTGactctggtcacgtgtctcccagaatctgggaggTTCACCAAATGTGTGTTAGGGGATGGGTGGCAATGTAGGCCTTGTCGACATTGTGAAGAAGGGAATCAGCACGCAATTGATTTTGTGGCCAGATGAccatcgacaaaatgtttgacggcagtatttatgaactacacacatggaattcgacgtgaaaggcaaaaagttgTGGTCAAACTGATCGGGCGCCACAGAAAATAACCTCGCGTTATTCAAGTTTTCACCCGTGTGAAGAACTGGATCAGTGAAGAATGATTATAGTTTgcgacaattttaaaggaaagaagattcTGTCGTGCAAtaaaacaagcgaaacgtttatccatgggaaacaaacattttcagcgatcaaccagtgtgttgttatttaagttctcatgtcacgtatcgacctcaaatcaaactgtattgacatgtgcaggtattttattttgttctttgattttcgtttttcttccgaatGTTCAACAAAGTGATTCCTAAAGTCGCAATCTTGAACAGCGAGTTGACCGTTTTGACTTACGATATTTATATATGTTTAACTTcgtgtaaatcgtcgatgtcgttaagatattttttaccactgcaCAGCGCTTTAATAGCGTGTCTACTTTTAGGCacggtaaaataaaagagacattttCATCAAGCAAACGTATtatttggtgtattcttttatgttagtgTTTGTTCTGGACAAGCAGCTTTAGCTAGTaatgaaatcaattttttgtgaacGTCAATCGAGGCTCTACATGGAACTTTTAAAGTTGTCTTGTCGATCATAAAAGCTCTTGTATTTAGGTTGATcgcttttatgggaattcatttcctgtgggtataaaacatccgctcttttgacctttttgatacttacattgtaagataaagatcacttatttaaaaaatgccttgtcaaacgaatactctttcgcccagttgcggaatcaaaatataacaaaaacacTACCCTAGTGGGAAAATATTTGTCGACGAGTGCCACGTGACCAGAGTCAACCAGGGttttttctcaacgacaatggaggcagagaagagagaccctgggaatgaggttgatTTTATTGCAGATTATTCCCCTCAGGATTATCTTTAATGGTGGACGACAAACGACTACTTACGGCTTGATCTATTTTGGCTCTGACGTTACCATGATCGATCCATCCCTTGTCCAGCAGCTTGGTATTCAGGGGAAGGAGGGACAGCTGCTTCTCTCCACAATTAGCCGAAGACACGAGCAGGAGAAAGGAGTAAAGGTTGGCTTCCAAATAGCTCCTGTAGACAACCAAGACTGCGAATATGTTACCATCCGCAACGCATGGGCTGTTTGAGATCTTACTATCCCACTTAAACACGTGACAGCACGCAAGAAGCTGAAACAGTTGTCACATCTGCGTCATGTACCTTTCCCTGAGgtcgaaagaaagaaagtttctaTCCTGATTGGAACAGGCTTTCAGGAAGCCTTTATTCCATTGGAAGTGAAGAAAGGGGAATCAAATGAGCCGTTTGCAATACGATCCTGCCTTGGCTGGAGTATCCTCGATGGTTCTGTTAGTGTTAGTAGGAAACACCACTTCAGCCTAAACCATGTTTTGCCGGAAGTTGTTTTCTTAATCAGCAGTTGGAGGAATTCTGGCGAGTCGGGTCATGCGGAACTGTAAAAGAAAACTGTGACCCAATGTCAGTTGAGGACCAAAAGGCATTGAAGATCATAGATAACACGATTTCTATCATTGACGGTCATTATCAGACGGGCCTTCCATGGAGACAAGAGGATCCCTACCTCCCATTCAACAGAGCACAGGCAGAATCCCGTCTTCAAGCCCTTAAGAGGCGATTTAACCGCGTCCCAGGcctagaagaaaaaaaaccgaTCTGTCATAGATAGCAAATCCATCTATCAGTCTCGACCTTAACCAACttacacaaaaatattgtaCGATAGGTTATAGACTTTGGAAATCAGAGACTCAAAGCTTTTGGGCTTTTTGAGGGCAGAGTGAGTTAATTATTGGAAGACCATTTTGTCCAACCTTTTAGCTGCCTCTGAGATATTAAGTACTAAAAACTTTTAAGAACAGTTTACTTCACTCAGCAAGGTACTTATTCAAAAACCAACTATTTTGGAATGATATTGAACATGTAATTTATTTATGCATATACCACCCATAGTTTTTGTTTGGCAGTCATGGCACGCCTCCCCTGTACTTCCTCCTTTCTTGTAGGCAAAACAAAGTTACTATTGCCTGTCAAATGTTCATATCCAGGGCAAATAGGAGAGGATCTACCTGTTTTAGTTTCTCACGTATATCCAGGTCAGAGATGTCATCCTTTGAGAGATATGGAAGGTACTCATTCATTTCAGGAGTCTGCAAATATTCTGTTATGGCCCATGACAATACAGTTATACCAAACCCAGCGTGCATAAAACAGTATGCAATCAGCTGACCTGCATACTTATACTATTGGGAAGCTAAATACGGTTCATTATGTACAGGAATGAGATGGTCTTTCTGCCCCTCAAAAAGAATGATCTCGCATGCTGGACATCATCATGTGGCAAAGTTCTCTGGTAAGTGCCTCTGCATCCATGCCATCTTCACCGTCAAACACAACACTTGGCCTTGCCCTGAGGTTGAACTGCCTCGACTTCAAATATCTAAACATGTCTCTCAAAATGTTGGAGTCGTGACTAGCTCTGATGGTTTGCTCAGGAACATGTTTGTCAACCATATGATCCCTGAATTCTTTCACCGTTAATTCGGGGGATACATTCAAGGAGGAACCTAGAGggacatcatcatcatcatcatcatcacgaTGTTCAGTTTCTGTCaacagtaaaaaaaacaacatcaataaaaacttgtgaaaagcTTAGCTTGAAACATTTGCCTAGCCAATACCTTCTTTGTTACGCAATATGGAAGTGACAGCCCTGTGGATGTCATAGTTCCAGGCCTGTAAAGTACTTTGCAAGGATTCACGGGTCATGCCTGGGAACATCACTGTCAGTTGCTTTAATACAATCTAGAAACGTtcattaaatgcaatttagaaaattaataaagaacAAAACCTATAATATACTTTTAACATATCTTTCCATACTCATGCCTGTTTCTAGAGGTCATATACATGTAGCACAACAAGGTGAAAACAAGGCTATTTATTGTATGCTTGATTGTCAGTATTCTGTTTATGTACAGTGCATGGGTGGATCAGGGTAAAATGAAACCCTGTGATGTTGCAAATGCTAATGTTGCACCAGCTTCTTATGTCTTGTTTCTAAACTTGGGTCATCAACACATGCAAATTTTCATATATGCACATGAACAGTatgaaattgaaacaaaaatttggttttatcaaaaggagttgataaaggttgaaatgccactgtgaaagatttctaaatctttcatggtggcaTTTCAACCTTAATCAGCTCGTTTTGTTAAAATCTCCCaacgatgcagcaccacagtttctttagaactaGAAATCCATGAAATTGAAACAGTTCCTTATGACAGCTAATTTTCGGCAAATTAACATACAGCTGTATAGTCAAGCTATTGAATCTAAATTTCACTGTCTCCTTGCTTACATCTCCATGACATGAGAAATAGAGAGAAATTTTACACCTTTGCCTTCTACCTTAAGAAAACACCCAATAGATATACCTGATTTGCCATGAAGGTGGGAATGGTTGTTGTCAGAGGGACATGCTGCTGGTGTTTGTGCCACTGAAGGATTTTGCTGGACAAAATATGGCTGAATGGTGTTTACTGAACATGAAGCCCTTTCTTCCAATGTACTGGAACTGCTAGGGTTGAAATGATTGTCGTCAGAGTGACATGTTGCTGGTCTTTGCTTCACTGAAGGATTTTGCTGGACAACATATGGCAAAATGGTGTTCACACACGTTTTGCTGTGTGCAAGCAAAAGTCATCTTCATTTTCCTCACAATCACTGTCGCTGTCTTCACCCTTCAGATTGGTGGAGCATGTGTGATTACAAGACTGGTAAGCTATAGTCTCAGTGAAAATTAGTGTAAATTAAATGTACAGTGTACCTTGCATAACAGTGACAATGTAGTTGTAAATCAGAGGGATGTGAAGATGGGTTAAGACCATATTGAGAACTACTATAAAAGCTGCCTTACTTTACCTAACAAAGTAGGTAATAGCCTGAATAACCTTTGATTTTAGATAGCACAAAGCTGGCATGTACATCCCCCTGTTAGGAAAGTTTTAGTCAAAGAGCTACTTCAACCCCCCCTAGGAGTTTTAATGGCCCCAACTGTCATTGCTTAGTTTGGACAGACACTTGGTTATGAATAAATTAAGCCCAGAGAGCAACTTGCTGTACATGTCTCGTTTCTCTCTTCAATGCTTGATGAAACAAAGTGGTTACTTCAAGAAGTAATCGCACAAAATAAATAATGCTCTTGTGTAATTTGGGCAAGTATCGGTTGGTAGTATCGGCCAATTGTGTTGACTGTTACTCGGCCGAGGGCTGCCCAAACTACACAAGGTCCAATAAATTTGCTGGATATTCATTTTAAGAAGATATCACCATTACTTCTTAGCATGAAGGCAGCAAAATTAATGAGAGGTTAGATTTTTATATTAGGGTTTGAAGGATTAATTTATTTCAACAGATTATAATATTACAATACATGTACAAAAATAACTTGCAACTTCAAGAGATCTCCTATTTCTTAGATACTCTGGCCCTCGCTTTACAATTCCGAGAAGAACCATGGCTGTGAAGTCCATTGCTATTGAAAGATTTATTGGATGGAGACTACTTCCGATCACTTTCACAAAATCAAacctgaaaagcaaaaaaattccCTTGAAGCTTTTTGAGAATTTGCTAACAAGGTGAGCAGGGATGCCATTCAACCAATTTCATTGGAACCATTACATTGCTACTGCTATCAAAAGCACATGGTCAACCTATCCCATGATAATGCGGGAATGGGCAAGAATGGGCGGGATTCTTCATGGAGCATGGCAGGTTTTTTGGTTTCAGCCCCTCTCGGAAACAAAACTGATCAAAAATTGTCGTCTCCcttcttgatttaaaaaaaacatgcatcTTGATTTAGAATACCTGCCTCTTGATACATGACATGAAACACGTGGGAATTGACATTAAATTCTACAATCTTGACACATTCAGCAAGCAAATTGATGTTAAGATAAGATAAGGTAAGACAAAGGAATCAAATGAAATAACTAATGAAATTAACTactgaaaaaataaagataaatgAATTTTGCGATAAAGTATAGTCTCTTCTTAAAagtaccagtgttcactactTCTTTAAGATCTTTGGGAAGTCTATTCCAGCAGGTAGCCCGTCTATAGGCAAAAGATCGTTGCCCAGTTTTTAATCTGCATCTCGGCAGATTTAAATCTTTATTATATCGCGTATTTCTGTCATGAACTTCTGATCTACGTGTAAATTTGTCCATCAGTTAGCCAGGGTCTCTACCATTCATAAACTTATGGACCATAATGGAATCgtacaaaaataatttatcagAAACCGAAAGCCATTTAAGTGACTTTAAACTTTTGGAAATGTGATAGTACTTTCTAAGACCAAGAACTATCCTGCCAGCAAAGTTCTGAACCAATTGTAGCctttttacattaattttagaaGTATTACTCCACACAGTCGAACATTAAAACAATttactgaaaacaaaagcgTTAATTAGTAAGAGTGGGGTCTTTCTATCAAGTAGGTGCTTAATTCTATTGAAAGAAACGATAGGTATTCCAGTGAAGCCgatcttttgttttaatctctCTTTTGTGCGAGTTATCTCGAGTATATTGATGCAAATAAGCGAAGGTAATTGTcatcaaaaaatcatttggtGTAACAATAACTAAAAAATTACATCTTAAGTATAtgtatttaaaataataaagttaattaccattttttttggtttcagaTTAAAGAGCTTGGATTGCAGCATCATTATATCAGTGACAAGTGCACATACGTGACCCTCCACAGGATTTTAGCCACTTTGGTGATGACACGCACACGACACGTTCGCATGGTAAGACAAAAGATGCAGGAGTTATCATGCAACGACCGTGTTAGGGTTTTGGTCATTAAAAATTTCCTTTGTGTTAGACAACACGGTAGAAACAATAGCCTTCGAGGGGGTAAATATTAACACGGATACCGTGGCAACTATGACACGCTTAGCGTGTAAATTACAAAATGTGTACCGTGTCAATAATACAACATGCTCACCATGCGGGCATATGCAGtttacagtattgtgcaaaagtaatgaaaGCGAATTTCGACGAAATTCGACAAAGTTGTGCGATATTTCGAAGAAAGCGAATTTTCATTGATATTTCGATGCACCTATTGTTCCCatatcattgaaattttgtGCAAACGTGCGAAATTTTGCATGGCATTTTGTTTCATGGACAACGAAATTTGGCTTAAAATTTCGTTTGGGTAAGCGAAATTTCGCGCAACAGTTTATTTGGGGAGCAAAATTTCGTGGAACATTTCATTTGTTGGTGTAGAAACCAAACTGAATGTGGATGAAATAAATAAGAGTTGTGCGTTGAACAATTTTTAAACGATCGAGTGTTCACTGAGATTTCTAAATACACTCACACACGTTGAACATGCAGACAAACACGCATTGGATTTCTATCCATTTCAAAAAACTAAACTGAACCcattatatttacatttatatttatatttgtattagtTTTGTAGCTTGTAAATAATTACGCAATTCAGTATTTTACTGCGATGTGATTTAATAATAAACCAGTCAGTCTCTCTCTCCCAATATCAGCGAATTTTCGCAAAATAGACAAACCGGATCTACAtgttttggaacaaaatatACTGAAATAGTCGGGCCTATGGCAcgtaaaatttatcaatttatttttacccggaaaacaaaaacaagaaggaAGGCAATAATAAAAATGGGTGGCTAGTGCACAGACcacttttcataatttcatcattcaatCACATTTGGCGTTCACGCAGGATGGGTTTTCGATCTTTGGTCTTTATTGTCCATTCTACGTTTTACCGTAGTTATTTCAGCTTGAACTCCATCCAAAACTGGAAGTGCTAGACCGCAAATGATATAAAAAAATCCGGCGTTCAAAGCTCCAAGGACTCGTGGCCGATTTTTGGTGTGACAGCTTGCAACTGTTGCGCCGTTTGCTTGTCTCTGATTGGATGATGTTTTCTTgttagccaatcagagacgGATAATGATATGAATGGAAACCTCCGGGTTTCCTCGGTGTGTGACCGCATGCAGTTTGTTACTGTAAATGCATGCATTTTAGAAAGTTTTTTGTGTGCTTAAAGTCCAAAATATGCTCCTAGCATTTCTAAATAATTTATGTGATAGTTACTCTCCTCCAGGGTCCAAGGCCCTCCAGTTTTAATACTATTTATGACACACCCCCAGCCCACTTTAGAGGCATCTGTGGACATAATCATATGTGGTTCTGGTCTGTAGATCAGATTGGTAGAGGTTTCTACCTTGTTTATCCACCACTGTAGCTCCAATTTTGCACTAGAGGATATTTGCATGTGGGTGTCATAATTCTCCTTAGTTTGTTTTAGGGCTTGAGCTTTTTCACCCTCTGTGATAGGAAAGTACAGGGGGCCATACATCACCCCTGGAAATGTAGAAATAATGAGGCCATTGACCCGGGCAACCTCTCTTATCAGAGGCATACCACTTGAGAGCAGGCGAGTAACTGCCAATTTCAGTTTGTCTGCCTTTTCTGGCATCAATGAGACAGTTATAGTTATGGAGTTAAGGATAAAGCCTggaaatacaattatttgtcATCTTTTGTTGACAATATCAGCAAGTTGCTGGTTTATAGTGCCTCCTACCACCTCTTCTTGCTCCAAATCATGTGAGATTTCTTGGAGCAGAGTATCATGTTCGAGTTGAACACGTGTGTCGCTATGACCCTCATTTGCCGAGTCGGCATCGGGTTCATTTCTTCGGCGCAATCCCTCTGCATCACTGTTATCGCCATTTTCTTCCACTTCAATTTGGGCAGTTAGACGTTGGTTTTTACTTGGTCCTTCGTTGGAGCAAGGGGCATCACTGTTAGATTGCAATCTTTTTATGGATTTGTCCATGTTGAAAAtcttgctttgcattgtttctACTTTGTCGACCAGACTTGCCAACAGTTCTGGCATTGATTTCACTGACGTCCCTTCGTTCTTGTCACTTACCTCATCTGCCAGCAGCTATTGTTCCAATTCGTCATCCGAAGCCATAATTTCTCCACCTTATCGGTACTATCATTTAAATATTCTCTGCTACGCTGCATACACAACCGTTCACTAGAAAAACTATGAGGGCAACTGATTCCACAATCTGCGAGCACACATCTCAGATGACGCCTTAGTGACTTAGTTGAATGACGAAATAGAATTTATATTCACAACCCGTGGACCACTTTAATTAAGAAGTGTCATTTTCTTTGCCGCCTCGAGTCGCTGTTGTTCTAAGGCACTCTTCCTTCGAGCTTTTGCTCTTTCAGCCCGTTCGGTC
Above is a genomic segment from Acropora muricata isolate sample 2 chromosome 1, ASM3666990v1, whole genome shotgun sequence containing:
- the LOC136922553 gene encoding uncharacterized protein, translating into MAESKALDEQTKMARLLQFLEGPALGAVQRYEAVPGGLAKSLEVLQNRFGKPFKIVRACIDTSTKGVTIAPQAKEGLQHYADIAQIILESMGCLGEMNTDNLEKVILKLPKWLQHKIREHLKRLER